The Tenrec ecaudatus isolate mTenEca1 chromosome 6, mTenEca1.hap1, whole genome shotgun sequence genome has a window encoding:
- the FRS2 gene encoding fibroblast growth factor receptor substrate 2 — translation MGSCCSCPDKDTVPDNHRNKFKVINVDDDGNELGSGIMELTDTELILYTRKRDSVKWHYLCLRRYGYDSHLFSFESGRRCQTGQGIFAFKCARAEELFNMLQEIMQNNSINVVEEPVVERTNPQAELEVPRTPRTPTTPGFAAQNLPNGYPRYPSFGDGSSHPSSRHPSVGSARLPSVGEESTHPLLVSEDQVHTYVNTTGVQEERKNRTSVHVPLEARVSNAESTTPKEEPSGTEDRDPQVLLEPEGVKFVLGPTPVQKQLMEKEKLEQLGRDQFSASGASNTEWDTGYDSDERRDGPSVNKLVYENINGLSIPSASGIRRGRLTSTSTSDTQNINNSAQRRTALLNYENLPSLPPVWEARKLSRDEDDNLGPKTPSLNGYHNHLDAMHNYVNTENVTVPASAHRTEHARCRDCAPTVFNFDIRRPSLEHRQLNYIQVDLEGGSDSDNPQTPKTPTTSLPQTPTRRTELYAVIDIEKTAAMSNLQKALPRDDGTSRKTRHNSTDLPM, via the exons ATGGGTAGCTGTTGTAGCTGTCCAGATAAAGACACCGTCCCAGACAACCATCGAAACAAGTTTAAG GTCATTAATGTGGACGATGATGGAAATGAGTTAGGTTCTGgcataatggagcttacagacaCAGAACTGATTTTGTATACGCGCAAACGTGACTCGGTGAAATGGCACTACCTCTGCCTGCGGCGCTATGGCTATGACTCACATCTCTTCTCTTTTGAAAGTGGCCGAAGGTGTCAAACGGGACAAG GAATCTTTGCCTTTAAGTGTGCTCGTGCAGAAGAATTATTCAACATGTTGCAAGAGATTATGCAAAATAATAGTATAAATGTGGTGGAGGAGCCAGTGGTAGAAAGGACCAACCCTCAGGCAGAATTGGAGGTTCCCAGAACACCTCGAACCCCTACAA CTCCAGGGTTTGCTGCTCAGAATTTACCTAATGGATATCCCCGATATCCCTCATTTGGAGATGGCTCATCTCATCCTTCAAGCAGACATCCTTCTGTGGGAAGTGCACGCCTGCCTTCAGTAGGTGAAGAATCGACACACCCTTTGCTTGTATCTGAGGATCAA GTACATACCTATGTCAACACTACAGGTGTTCAAGAAGAGCGAAAAAACCGAACCAGCGTGCATGTCCCATTGGAGGCAAGGGTTTCTAACGCTGAAAGCACTACCCCCAAAGAGGAACCAAGTGGTACTGAAGACAGGGACCCTCAGGTTCTTCTTGAGCCTGAAGGAGTCAAATTTGTTTTAGGACCAACTCCTGTTCAGAAGCAATTAATGGAAAAAGAGAAACTGGAGCAACTTGGAAGAGATCAATTTAGCGCAAGTGGAGCAAGTAACACAGAATGGGACACTGGATATGACAGTGATGAGCGAAGAGATGGACCCTCTGTTAACAAACTAGTGTATGAAAATATAAATGGGCTATCCATCCCTAGTGCCTCAGGGATCAGGAGAGGTCGTCTGACATCCACCAGTACCTCAGATACCCAGAACATCAACAACTCAGCGCAGAGGAGAACTGCATTATTAAATTATGAAAACCTGCCCTCGTTGCCTCCTGTTTGGGAAGCCCGCAAGCTTAGTAGAGATGAAGATGACAACTTAGGACCAAAGACCCCATCTCTGAATGGCTACCATAATCATCTAGATGCAATGCATAACTATGTAAATACAGAGAATGTAACCGTGCCAGCCAGCGCTCACAGAACGGAGCATGCAAGGTGTCGGGACTGCGCACCAACCGTCTTTAACTTTGACATTAGACGCCCGAGTTTGGAACACAGGCAGCTCAATTACATACAAGTTGACTTGGAAGGTGGCAGTGATTCTGACAACCCTCAGACTCCAAAAACGCCTACCACGTCGCTGCCACAAACCCCCACCAGGCGCACCGAGTTGTATGCTGTGATAGACATTGAGAAAACTGCTGCTATGTCAAATTTGCAGAAAGCACTGCCACGAGATGATGGTACATCTAGGAAGACTAGGCATAATAGTACTGATCTGCCCATGTGA